One segment of Verrucomicrobiota bacterium DNA contains the following:
- a CDS encoding DUF1553 domain-containing protein: MRQQRQSERPFCLCRWRVLICGLAVSALCGRSQDSSPESWWSLQPLQKTSLPAVKNLAWPRSQIDCFVLAKLEAKNLLPSPEADPRTLLRRLYFDLIGLPPTPDEIQSFLADDSPGAYDRVVDRLLSSPRYGERWARHWLDVVHYADSHGHDQDRPRTNAWPYRDYLIRSFNEDKPYARFVQEQLAGDVLFPDDPNGVIATAFIAAGPWDESSQMHIMADTVDKKIAQSLDRDDMVTTATSTFLSSTVHCARCHDHKFDPISQEEYYGLQAVFSGVDRTDRPFDWDSAIHWKRQTLLKEKTALEVRQRTLAQTRLDAESEAALAAGQAAWEQRLREGTPWTTLNPISFISTGRATLTRQPDWSLLVSGEKPERDIYTIVVQTELKAITAFRLEVLPDDRLPKNGPGRAADGNFQLSEFEVKVEPASTVGAMTNVELRNATSDFHQPDSEADKAIDGRTNTAWGIFPAVGKPHAAVFETKRTFTSKNGLTLTFVLQQLSGKTNLLGRFRISATASPRPIRVDPMPANVTRVLAVTPKQRTESQKEELAAYYRTISPEIQTRLDEIDDRLSALPRPNLVYAAANNFQPQGKFTPAKVPRAIHVLARGEVTRSGQLAPPATLACVPGLSHRFELRNAADEGERRAAFARWVTDPKNALTWRSIVNRVWHYHFGRGIVETPNDFGRMGSPPTHPELLDWLANSFLENGGSLKWLHKLIVTSATYRQSSQSRLESVAVDADNRFLWRMNRARLDAESLRDSILFITGKLDLKMGGLPVKQFHFEDPNPGVTPTVDYGRFDVDQPESFRRSVYRWIYRTLPDPFMEVMDCPDASQLAPARNASVTPLQALSMLNNPFVVRQSEHFAERLGKSGDSLRERIELAYELAFGRESSAAEATALTNYARKHGLANVCRLILNSNEFMFVN; the protein is encoded by the coding sequence ATGCGCCAGCAACGTCAGTCCGAGAGACCTTTTTGCCTCTGCCGATGGCGCGTCCTGATCTGCGGGCTTGCGGTGAGCGCGCTTTGCGGCAGATCGCAAGACTCTTCGCCGGAATCCTGGTGGTCGCTTCAGCCGCTTCAAAAAACCTCGCTGCCTGCTGTCAAAAACCTCGCCTGGCCGCGCTCGCAGATCGATTGCTTTGTCCTGGCCAAACTTGAGGCCAAGAATCTACTGCCTTCACCCGAAGCCGATCCTCGGACGTTGCTGCGAAGACTTTACTTCGATTTGATCGGGCTCCCGCCCACGCCAGACGAAATCCAGAGCTTCCTGGCGGACGATTCGCCCGGCGCCTATGACCGCGTCGTGGATCGTCTTCTTTCCAGCCCGCGCTACGGGGAACGTTGGGCGCGGCATTGGCTTGATGTCGTGCACTACGCGGACAGCCATGGCCACGACCAGGACCGGCCCCGCACGAATGCCTGGCCTTACCGCGATTACCTCATCCGATCGTTCAACGAGGACAAGCCTTACGCGCGCTTCGTCCAGGAGCAGCTTGCCGGGGACGTGCTGTTTCCGGACGATCCGAACGGCGTGATTGCCACCGCCTTCATCGCGGCGGGGCCCTGGGATGAAAGTTCGCAAATGCACATCATGGCGGACACGGTCGATAAGAAGATCGCGCAAAGCCTGGACCGCGACGACATGGTGACGACGGCCACCTCGACTTTTCTCAGCAGCACCGTTCACTGTGCGCGCTGCCACGATCACAAGTTCGATCCGATTTCCCAGGAGGAATACTACGGTTTGCAGGCGGTCTTTTCCGGCGTGGACCGGACGGATCGGCCCTTCGATTGGGACTCCGCGATTCATTGGAAACGCCAGACGCTGCTCAAAGAGAAGACGGCACTCGAAGTCCGGCAGCGCACGCTGGCGCAAACCCGGCTCGACGCCGAGTCCGAGGCCGCGCTTGCAGCCGGCCAGGCGGCCTGGGAACAGCGGCTCCGGGAAGGGACGCCCTGGACGACCCTGAACCCGATTTCTTTTATCTCGACCGGCAGGGCCACTCTCACGCGACAGCCGGACTGGTCGCTGCTGGTTTCCGGCGAGAAACCGGAGCGCGACATTTACACGATCGTCGTGCAAACGGAGCTCAAGGCCATCACCGCATTCCGATTGGAGGTCTTGCCAGACGACCGTTTGCCGAAGAATGGGCCGGGCCGGGCCGCAGACGGCAATTTCCAGCTTTCGGAATTCGAGGTCAAAGTTGAACCCGCCTCGACAGTGGGAGCGATGACAAACGTGGAACTGCGCAACGCGACGTCGGATTTCCATCAACCGGATTCCGAAGCGGACAAAGCGATCGACGGCCGCACCAATACGGCCTGGGGGATATTCCCAGCGGTGGGCAAACCGCACGCCGCGGTCTTCGAGACGAAGCGAACGTTCACCTCCAAAAATGGCCTCACGCTGACTTTCGTGCTGCAACAGCTTTCGGGAAAAACGAATTTGCTGGGGCGATTCCGAATTTCCGCCACGGCGTCGCCACGGCCGATCCGCGTCGATCCAATGCCGGCGAACGTCACGCGCGTCCTGGCCGTGACGCCGAAGCAACGGACCGAATCTCAAAAAGAGGAATTGGCCGCGTATTACCGCACGATTTCTCCGGAAATCCAAACCCGGCTGGACGAGATCGACGATCGACTGTCCGCGCTGCCTCGACCCAACCTGGTTTACGCCGCCGCCAACAACTTCCAGCCACAGGGAAAATTCACGCCGGCGAAAGTCCCGCGAGCGATTCATGTCCTGGCGCGCGGCGAAGTGACGCGATCGGGCCAACTGGCCCCGCCCGCCACGCTGGCGTGCGTGCCGGGACTCTCGCACCGTTTCGAATTGCGGAACGCGGCGGATGAAGGCGAGCGCCGCGCCGCCTTCGCGAGATGGGTGACCGACCCGAAGAATGCTCTGACGTGGCGGTCGATCGTGAACCGCGTCTGGCACTACCACTTCGGCCGCGGCATCGTCGAGACGCCGAACGACTTCGGACGCATGGGATCGCCGCCGACGCATCCGGAGTTGCTGGATTGGCTGGCGAACTCTTTTCTCGAAAACGGAGGTTCGCTCAAGTGGCTGCACAAGTTGATCGTGACCAGCGCGACCTACCGGCAATCTTCGCAATCCCGCCTGGAGAGCGTCGCGGTCGATGCCGACAACCGGTTTCTCTGGCGGATGAATCGCGCCCGGCTGGATGCGGAATCGCTGCGGGATTCCATTCTGTTCATCACGGGCAAGCTCGATCTGAAGATGGGCGGTCTGCCGGTCAAACAGTTTCATTTCGAGGATCCAAACCCGGGCGTCACACCGACCGTCGATTATGGCCGGTTCGACGTGGATCAGCCCGAGAGTTTTCGCCGCAGCGTGTATCGGTGGATTTACCGGACCTTGCCGGACCCGTTCATGGAAGTGATGGATTGTCCGGATGCTTCGCAGCTCGCGCCGGCGCGCAACGCCTCGGTCACTCCGCTGCAAGCGCTCTCCATGCTGAACAACCCTTTCGTGGTCCGGCAAAGCGAGCATTTCGCCGAGCGGCTGGGCAAGAGCGGTGACAGTCTGCGGGAACGGATCGAACTGGCTTACGAGTTGGCGTTCGGGCGGGAGTCAAGTGCCGCGGAGGCAACCGCTCTGACGAACTACGCTCGCAAGCACGGCCTGGCAAACGTCTGCCGATTGATTTTGAACAGCAACGAATTCATGTTTGTAAACTGA
- a CDS encoding PEP-CTERM sorting domain-containing protein yields the protein MKKVLIALAALVVTTSVFGQGTVVFNNRNPAAGIDAKILLPGGAGVSGAAFTADLIAGPAGTALAKLVPVAGSTTTFRTGAAAGYVNSTTVTIPGIAAGGQATIAVRAYNGSTYAGSSLFGTSAPITIGTGNPTTSPPGTPTDMVGLTGFTLVPEPSTIALAILGIAGLLIRRRK from the coding sequence ATGAAAAAGGTACTGATCGCCTTAGCTGCACTTGTAGTGACAACCTCGGTCTTCGGACAAGGAACTGTCGTATTTAACAATCGAAACCCGGCCGCTGGAATTGATGCAAAGATTCTACTGCCTGGTGGAGCGGGAGTGAGTGGTGCGGCGTTCACGGCCGATTTGATAGCTGGTCCGGCGGGCACTGCTTTGGCCAAGCTTGTGCCAGTCGCAGGTTCAACGACGACATTCAGAACTGGCGCTGCAGCTGGTTATGTTAACTCTACTACGGTGACCATTCCTGGCATCGCTGCTGGAGGGCAAGCAACCATCGCAGTGCGCGCCTATAACGGCAGCACATACGCTGGCTCTTCGTTATTCGGAACATCAGCACCGATCACTATCGGCACTGGCAATCCAACTACATCTCCTCCGGGCACACCTACGGACATGGTTGGGCTGACCGGATTCACGCTCGTTCCAGAGCCATCTACTATCGCGTTGGCAATCCTTGGCATCGCTGGTCTGCTGATCCGACGCCGTAAGTAG
- a CDS encoding DUF1501 domain-containing protein produces MRAKHHEIPAFPRRDFLWRVGGGLGGIALTHLLARSGAFADAAAESRGLASTATSDLNGGLHHRAKVKRVVQLFMNGGASQCDTFDYKPELIKRSGEKFDSGLTATATSVPGNLMTSPWDWKQHGQCGRWVSSVFPHLATCVDDLAFLMAMASKTNVHGPGVYFQNTGFVMPGFPCLGAWISYGLGSSSENWPAFVVIPDSRGLPYNSTGAFSTGFLPVVHQGLVIKPGSPNPIADLRPPESAQFISEASEAEGLALLNKMNREHLAEWPDDSRLEARIASYEMAAKMQLNAPAALDLSGETDATRKRYGLDNKITEDFGRNCLVARRLLERGVRFVQVWSGTAGASGNWDNHNDVGKELEFIATRTDKGAAGLVKDLKARGMFEDTLVIWTTEFGRMPFSQGSKGRDHNGGTFVTWLAGAGINGGATFGESDELSFKTAHDRTYCYDLHATVLHLLGIDHERLTFRHNGTNRRLTDVHGRVLKEILV; encoded by the coding sequence ATGAGAGCGAAACATCATGAAATCCCTGCGTTTCCCAGGCGTGATTTCCTTTGGCGTGTCGGCGGCGGGTTGGGTGGGATTGCGCTGACGCATCTGCTCGCGCGGAGTGGGGCGTTCGCGGATGCGGCCGCGGAATCCCGAGGACTCGCGTCCACAGCAACGTCTGATCTCAACGGCGGGCTGCACCATCGGGCGAAAGTCAAACGCGTCGTCCAGCTTTTCATGAACGGCGGCGCGAGCCAGTGCGACACGTTCGATTACAAACCCGAATTGATCAAACGCAGCGGGGAGAAGTTCGATTCCGGCTTGACCGCGACGGCGACCAGCGTGCCGGGGAACCTGATGACGAGCCCGTGGGACTGGAAGCAGCACGGCCAATGCGGCCGCTGGGTCAGCAGCGTGTTCCCGCACCTTGCGACGTGCGTCGATGATCTCGCGTTTCTCATGGCGATGGCGTCGAAGACGAACGTTCACGGACCCGGGGTTTATTTCCAAAACACCGGATTTGTCATGCCAGGCTTTCCTTGCCTGGGCGCGTGGATTTCCTACGGATTGGGCAGCTCGAGCGAGAACTGGCCCGCGTTCGTCGTGATCCCGGACTCACGCGGATTGCCCTACAACTCGACGGGAGCTTTCTCCACCGGCTTCCTTCCGGTCGTTCATCAGGGTTTGGTGATCAAACCGGGTTCTCCAAATCCGATTGCGGATTTGCGGCCGCCCGAATCCGCCCAATTCATCAGCGAGGCCAGTGAAGCGGAAGGGCTGGCGCTGTTGAACAAGATGAATCGCGAGCATTTGGCGGAATGGCCCGACGACTCGCGGTTGGAAGCGCGCATCGCGTCTTACGAAATGGCTGCCAAGATGCAACTCAACGCACCCGCCGCGCTTGATCTCTCCGGAGAAACTGACGCCACGCGCAAGCGGTATGGGCTCGACAACAAAATCACGGAGGATTTTGGCCGCAACTGTCTCGTGGCCCGGCGGCTTTTGGAGCGCGGCGTGCGGTTCGTGCAGGTCTGGAGCGGAACCGCCGGCGCGAGCGGGAACTGGGACAACCATAACGACGTCGGCAAGGAACTGGAATTCATCGCCACGCGAACCGACAAGGGCGCGGCGGGCCTGGTGAAGGATCTGAAAGCGCGCGGCATGTTCGAGGACACGCTCGTGATCTGGACCACGGAATTTGGACGCATGCCTTTCAGTCAGGGCAGCAAGGGCCGCGATCACAACGGCGGCACGTTTGTGACCTGGCTGGCGGGGGCCGGGATCAACGGTGGCGCGACTTTCGGCGAGAGTGACGAACTATCGTTTAAGACCGCGCACGACCGCACTTACTGCTACGATCTCCACGCGACAGTTCTGCACCTGCTGGGGATCGACCATGAGAGACTGACCTTTCGGCACAACGGCACAAACCGCCGGCTCACGGATGTGCACGGGCGGGTGTTAAAAGAGATCCTCGTTTGA